One window of Papaver somniferum cultivar HN1 chromosome 9, ASM357369v1, whole genome shotgun sequence genomic DNA carries:
- the LOC113310238 gene encoding uncharacterized protein LOC113310238 isoform X1: MNRVLGIEEVQRKEAFFLMSCSRNPFVDVSMLNKPAVRNTETKVYREDLLKDRYREHKIEEFTAMGKGMRSRKQLTGLMLKWSMLGLKQEKKPQSKKKARAPEELQAVTFDDSSDPINM; encoded by the exons ATGAATAGAGTACTGGGAATAGAGGAAGTACAGAGAAAAG AGGCTTTCTTTCTCATGTCATGTTCGAGAAACCCATTTGTTGATGTTTCCATGCTGAATAAGCCTGCTGTCAGGAACACAGAAACAAAAGTTTACCGGGAAGATCTGTTGAAGGACAGATACAGGGAGCATAAAATTGAAGAGTTCACTGCCATGGGGAAGGGAATGAGAAGCCGCAAACAG CTGACAGGGTTGATGCTGAAATGGTCTATGCTGGGACTGAAGCAGGAAAAAAAGCCTCAGTCAAAGAAGAAAGCACGTG CTCCTGAAGAATTACAAGCTGTTACCTTTGATGACAGTTCAGATCCTATTAATATGTGA
- the LOC113310238 gene encoding uncharacterized protein LOC113310238 isoform X2, with translation MNRVLGIEEVQRKETKVYREDLLKDRYREHKIEEFTAMGKGMRSRKQLTGLMLKWSMLGLKQEKKPQSKKKARAPEELQAVTFDDSSDPINM, from the exons ATGAATAGAGTACTGGGAATAGAGGAAGTACAGAGAAAAG AAACAAAAGTTTACCGGGAAGATCTGTTGAAGGACAGATACAGGGAGCATAAAATTGAAGAGTTCACTGCCATGGGGAAGGGAATGAGAAGCCGCAAACAG CTGACAGGGTTGATGCTGAAATGGTCTATGCTGGGACTGAAGCAGGAAAAAAAGCCTCAGTCAAAGAAGAAAGCACGTG CTCCTGAAGAATTACAAGCTGTTACCTTTGATGACAGTTCAGATCCTATTAATATGTGA
- the LOC113310237 gene encoding pyruvate decarboxylase 1 has translation MDFKVGSLDTPKPANGDVGSLPANHVSTLKTSTSSTQLCSAEATLGRHLARRLVQVGVSDVFAVPGDFNLTLLDDLIAEPGLKLVGCCNELNAGYAADGYARSRGVGACAVTFTVGGLSILNAIAGAYSENLPIICIVGGPNSNDYGTNRILHHTIGLPDFSQELRCFQTVTCYQAIVNNLEDAHEQIDTAISTALKESKPVYISVSCNLSAIPHPTFSREPVPFCLAPKLSNSLGLEAAVDAAAEFLNKAVKPVMVAGPKLRVAKACDAFLELADACGYPVAVMPSAKGLMKETHPHFIGTYWGAVSTAFCAEIVESADAYIFAGPIFNDYSSVGYSLLLKKEKAIIVQPDRVVIANGAAFGCVLMKEFLPALAKKLQRNTTAYENYHRIYVPEGLPPRCDPKEPLRVNILFKHIQKMLSGDSAVIAETGDSWFNCQKLKLPEGCGYEFQMQYGSIGWSVGATLGYAQAAKDKRVIACIGDGSFQVTAQDISTMLRCEQNTIIFLINNGGYTIEVEIHDGPYNVIKNWNYTALVDAIHNGDGKCWTTKVQCEEELVEAIETATEVKKDCLCFIEIVVHKDDTSKELLEWGSRVSSANSRPPNPQ, from the exons ATGGATTTCAAAGTTGGTTCTCTTGATACACCCAAACCCGCTAATGGAGACGTGGGTTCTCTACCTGCAAACCATGTATCAACCCTCAAGACTTCGACATCGTCGACACAATTATGCTCAGCTGAAGCAACATTAGGGAGGCATTTGGCGAGGCGTTTAGTACAAGTTGGTGTCAGCGATGTCTTTGCGGTGCCCGGTGATTTTAATCTCACATTGCTTGATGATCTTATTGCTGAACCTGGGTTGAAATTAGTTGGTTGTTGTAATGAGCTTAATGCTGGTTATGCTGCTGATGGTTATGCGAGGTCTCGTGGTGTTGGTGCTTGTGCTGTTACTTTTACTGTTGGTGGTTTGAGTATTTTGAATGCTATTGCTGGTGCTTACAGTGAGAATTTGCCAATCATCTGTATTGTTGGTGGTCCTAATTCTAATGATTATGGGACGAATCGCATCTTGCATCATACTATTGGTTTGCCGGATTTTAGTCAAGAACTCCGTTGTTTCCAGACCGTCACTTGTTATCAG GCAATTGTTAATAACTTGGAAGATGCACATGAGCAAATCGATACTGCGATTTCGACAGCTTTGAAGGAAAGCAAGCCTGTTTATATCAGTGTCAGTTGCAATTTGTCTGCGATACCACATCCTACGTTTAGTCGAGAGCCTGTTCCATTCTGCTTAGCACCTAA GTTGAGTAATAGTTTGGGTTTGGAAGCAGCAGTGGATGCTGCAGCAGAGTTCTTGAATAAGGCAGTAAAGCCAGTGATGGTGGCAGGGCCAAAACTAAGGGTTGCCAAGGCTTGCGATGCGTTTCTTGAACTGGCCGATGCCTGTGGTTATCCAGTTGCGGTGATGCCATCAGCCAAAGGACTAATGAAGGAGACTCATCCACATTTCATCGGAACTTATTGGGGTGCAGTAAGCACGGCTTTCTGTGCTGAGATTGTTGAATCAGCTGATGCTTACATATTTGCAGGACCAATCTTTAATGACTACAGCTCTGTGGGGTACTCTCTACTTCTCAAGAAGGAGAAGGCGATTATCGTGCAGCCTGACCGGGTTGTGATTGCTAATGGAGCTGCATTTGGATGTGTTTTGATGAAGGAATTCTTACCAGCATTGGCTAAGAAACTTCAGCGAAACACAACTGCTTATGAGAATTACCACAGGATTTATGTTCCCGAAGGGCTTCCTCCTCGATGTGACCCAAAAGAGCCATTGAGGGTTAACATATTGTTCAAACACATTCAAAAGATGCTATCAGGTGACAGTGCTGTGATTGCCGAAACGGGTGATTCCTGGTTTAACTGCCAGAAATTGAAATTACCCGAAGGGTGCGG GTATGAATTCCAAATGCAGTATGGGTCTATTGGTTGGTCAGTTGGGGCAACACTTGGGTATGCTCAGGCTGCAAAGGATAAGCGAGTGATTGCTTGTATTGGCGATGGAAGTTTCCAGGTAACTGCACAAGATATATCAACAATGTTAAGGTGTGAGCAGAATACCATCATCTTCCTGATAAACAATGGTGGGTACACCATTGAAGTTGAGATCCATGATGGACCTTACAATGTGATTAAGAACTGGAACTACACTGCCTTAGTTGACGCGATTCATAACGGTGATGGCAAATGCTGGACCACCAAG GTTCAATGTGAAGAAGAGCTGGTGGAAGCAATTGAGACTGCGACTGAAGTTAAGAAGGATTGCTTGTGTTTCATTGAGATTGTAGTTCACAAGGATGACACAAGCAAAGAGTTGCTGGAATGGGGTTCAAGGGTTTCTTCTGCAAACAGTCGACCACCAAATCCTCAGTAA